The following proteins are co-located in the Papaver somniferum cultivar HN1 unplaced genomic scaffold, ASM357369v1 unplaced-scaffold_128, whole genome shotgun sequence genome:
- the LOC113331834 gene encoding cytochrome P450 704C1-like gives MNLMMDSSSFTTTGTVSVLALLLFTLIIFKISLFSGSTKKKYHPIAGTIFNQLLNFKRLHQYMTDLARKHKTYRLLSPFRSEVYTSDPANVEYILKTNFQNFGKGYHNYHILSDLLGDGIFAVDGEKWRHQRKVSSYEFSTKVLRDFSSAVFRKNAAKLARIISEDYAKSDRTIDAQDLLMKSTLDSIFKVGFGVELNSIAGSSEGTQFANAFNDSSAMTLWRYVDILWEIKRFLNVGFEAKLKKNIKIVDDFINKIISSKIEQGFKSADGSLSNKKEDILSRFLELNETDPRYLRDITLNFLVAGRDTTATTLSWFLYMLCKNPHVQDKAAKEVRKATDAKDNTPFDQYVESVTDDALDKMHYLHAALAETLRLYPAVPVDAKICFSDDTLPDGYSVRKGDMVAYQPYAMGRMKYIWGEDAEEFRPERWLDQDGYFRGESSFKFTAFQAGPRICLGKEFAYRQMKIFAAILLGCFVFKMKDENKPVNYRTMLNLHIDEGLYLQASHRSSIIN, from the exons ATGAACTTGATGATGGATTCCTCATCATTCACTACTACAGGCACAGTTTCAGTGTTAGCTCTTCTGTTGTTCACCCTAATTATCTTTAAGATATCCTTATTCTCTGGTAGTACGAAGAAGAAATACCATCCAATTGCAGGAACCATTTTTAATCAACTTCTTAACTTCAAAAGATTACATCAGTATATGACTGATCTTGCTCGTAAGCATAAAACTTACAGATTACTGAGTCCATTCCGAAGCGAAGTTTATACTTCTGATCCTGCTAATGTTGAATACATCCTCAAAACCAATTTCCAGAACTTTGGCaag GGATATCATAATTATCATATTCTCTCGGATCTCCTAGGAGATGGTATATTTGCTGTAGACGGTGAAAAATGGCGTCACCAAAGGAAAGTATCGAGCTACGAGTTCTCTACCAAGGTCTTGAGGGACTTCAGCAGTGCTGTTTTCCGGAAAAATGCAGCGAAACTAGCTCGAATTATTTCCGAGGACTATGCTAAATCCGACCGCACCATTGATGCGCAA GATTTGCTAATGAAATCAACTTTGGATTCAATATTCAAAGTGGGGTTTGGCGTAGAATTGAACAGTATTGCTGGATCCAGCGAAGGAACCCAGTTTGCTAACGCCTTTAACGACTCGAGTGCGATGACTCTATGGCGATATGTTGATATACTCTGGGAGATTAAGAGGTTTCTAAATGTTGGATTTGAAGCCAAGCTaaagaagaatatcaagattgtcGATGatttcataaacaagattataaGTAGCAAGATCGAACAAGGCTTCAAGTCGGCAGATGGCTCATTG TCGAATAAGAaggaagatatcctgtcaagattTCTAGAGTTAAATGAAACAGATCCAAGGTACTTGAGAGACATAACCCTGAATTTCTTAGTAGCTGGAAGAGATACAACAGCTACAACTCTTTCATGGTTTCTTTACATGCTCTGTAAGAACCCTCACGTCCAAGATAAAGCTGCAAAAGAAGTGAGAAAAGCAACTGATGCCAAGGACAATACACCATTCGATCAGTATGTTGAGAGTGTCACTGATGATGCTCTGGACAAGATGCATTATCTCCATGCAGCTCTTGCTGAAACTCTTCGACTTTACCCCGCTGTCCCTGTG GATGCTAAAATTTGTTTCTCAGACGATACGTTACCAGATGGATATAGTGTGCGAAAAGGTGATATGGTGGCTTATCAACCGTATGCAATGGGTCGAATGAAATACATATGGGGTGAAGATGCAGAGGAGTTTCGTCCAGAAAGATGGCTGGACCAGGATGGGTATTTTAGAGGCGAAAGTTCTTTCAAGTTCACTGCATTTCAG GCAGGGCCTCGTATCTGTTTGGGAAAAGAATTTGCCTACAGGCAGATGAAGATATTTGCAGCTATTTTATTAGGGTGTTTCGTCTTCAAGATGAAGGACGAAAATAAACCTGTCAACTACAGGACCATGCTTAATCTTCACATCGACGAGGGCCTCTACCTTCAAGCGTCTCATAGAAGCTCAATCATCAATTAA